The Cryptomeria japonica chromosome 2, Sugi_1.0, whole genome shotgun sequence region TAGGTTGTGGATCTTCTTGCACCATATCAACGTGGAGGGAAAATTGGGCTTTTTGGTGGAGCTGGTGTCGGTAAAACTGTGCTTATTATGGAACTTATCAACAATGTTGCTAAGGCTCATGGTGTGTTATTTTGCTGGATTTCTTAGATTTTGATCAAAAAGTTTGATTTCATGCTACTGAGCTATTTGGCTTTCATTCCAAGGCTGGTCATTAATCCAAATAGTAATGTCATGAATAGGTGGTTTTTCTGTATTCGCTGGTGTTGGAGAGCGTACTCGAGAAGGCAATGATTTATACAGGGAAATGATTGAAAGTGGTGTCATCAAGCTTGGTGATAAGCAGGTTTGTTGTTCATACTGTATGCAGTTGTTGCTGTTGTTTATATGTATATTAACTTAAACCTATTCAAATTTTATGACCTTTCAGTCTGAAAGCAAGTGCGCTCTTGTATACGGACAAATGAATGAGCCACCTGGTGCCCGAGCACGTGTTGGACTGACTGGATTGACTGTTGCCGAGCATTTTAGAGACGCTGAGGGCCAAGATGTGCTGCTTTTTATAGACAACATCTTCCGTTTCACACAAGTAAGATTTTATCTTGGTAATTTTTCTTTCATTAACTACTCTCTGATGCAGAGTGGTAAacattttgtaatttttgtttaCTTAAACTGGTACCTTTCACATGGAATGAATTGTTTACCATGCTTGTATGGCAGGCAAATTCTGAAGTGTCTGCCTTGCTGGGTCGTATTCCTTCAGCTGTCGGATACCAGCCAACTTTGGCAACTGATCTTGGAGGTTTGCAAGAGCGTATCACTACAACTAAGAAAGGATCCATTACATCTGTGCAAGCAATCTATGTGCCAGCTGACGATTTAACAGATCCAGCTCCAGCAACTACATTTGCCCATCTTGATGCAACCACTGTGTTGTCTAGGCAGGTGTGTTTTAGTGACTGTTAAGCTGCTTAACTTATTTGTTGTATTTATTTACTGGCTTTGGAAGAGCATTTTGTAACTTAAAGCTATGTATGGTCAGATTTCGGAGCTTGGTATTTACCCTGCAGTGGATCCACTTGATTCTACATCTCGTATGCTTTCTCCCCTAATTCTAGGAGAAGATCACTATAACACTGCTCGAGGTGTGCAGAAGGTTCTTCAGAACTACAAGAACCTTCAGGATATTATTGCTATCTTAGGTATGGATGAACTAAGTGAAGATGACAAGATGACTGTAGCTAGAGCACGAAAGATGCAGCGTTTCCTGAGTCAGCCTTTCCATGTTGCTGAGGTGTTCACTGGTGCTCCAGGGAAATATGTTGACTTGAAAGAGAACGTTGCAAGTTTCCAGGTGTGTTAAGGAATTAAAGTGGATTGTtttgcattattattcatgtgtaaGGTGTTTTGATTTTTCTGTCATTTCATGTTTGTTGAAGCTATCTGAATACACACCATTGAAAGGACTGTTGCAATAAGCAAATTTTATAAATGTCTAACAGGTCTTCTTTGAGTATTGGTAATAGATTGCCATTTTTTGATGCAGGGTGTTCTTGATGGCAAATATGATGATCTTCCTGAACAGTCATTTTACATGGTTGGAGGTATTGACGAGGTGATAGCAAAGGCAGAGAAGATCACCAAGGAGTCAGCTACATCTTAAATTAGTGTCTCGGGATACATTTTCTTGTTTCGCATTGGAATTTCTTACGAGAGCTTTGAAATATCATTTCTGCCTTGAGGATCTGGTTCACCTGTCATTTTAATTGCAACTGTTTTTGATTTTGTACTGTGAACTGTCCTCTAAAGAGATCTGAGTGCATTTTCAGTTCTCTTGAAGGGCACTTTTTCATCAATTATCAAATAAGAATGCATATTTTGCAATAAGATTTGATCTGTTTGTGAAACTGGGAAATCAATTGGTTTACATTTAATTTTTGAACATTGTAGGAAGGCAGTTTTGGTATAATAAAATGGAAACTGCTCAAGGAAAAAGTGTTGTCAGCCTTTATTAAGTTAGTGATTTTGGTTAGTAAACCCTAAAGCAGTAAATTTATGGGCATGGCAGTGAAATTT contains the following coding sequences:
- the LOC131035183 gene encoding ATP synthase subunit beta, mitochondrial, with amino-acid sequence MASRKALTSLLRAGARRVAHKSNPRNSIFSEGTAIGHNARLNRPFSLARAVSFSSASAAAAPKAAPPGGPPAGGNVTDAKVPDGKITDEFTGAGSIGNVCQVIGAVVDVRFEQGMPPIMTALEVLNNRIRLVLEVSQHLGENIVRTIAMDETEGLVRGQKVLNTGSPITIPVGRCTLGRIMNVIGEPIDEKGELTTDHYLPIHREAPSFVEQSTEQEILVTGIKVVDLLAPYQRGGKIGLFGGAGVGKTVLIMELINNVAKAHGGFSVFAGVGERTREGNDLYREMIESGVIKLGDKQSESKCALVYGQMNEPPGARARVGLTGLTVAEHFRDAEGQDVLLFIDNIFRFTQANSEVSALLGRIPSAVGYQPTLATDLGGLQERITTTKKGSITSVQAIYVPADDLTDPAPATTFAHLDATTVLSRQISELGIYPAVDPLDSTSRMLSPLILGEDHYNTARGVQKVLQNYKNLQDIIAILGMDELSEDDKMTVARARKMQRFLSQPFHVAEVFTGAPGKYVDLKENVASFQGVLDGKYDDLPEQSFYMVGGIDEVIAKAEKITKESATS